The Intestinibaculum porci DNA window TGTTAGTCGCGGGGAACAGCGTTAACTTACCGTTACCGTTTAACTCAGTCCGTTTCTTAACGACCGCGATTGTCTCTGAAATGTCTTATTCCAGCGGCCTGCATCGTCAGGTGTTATTTACGATTGGTTTAGTTTTATTCATCTTTATCATGATCATCAATATTGTTTTACAGCGCATCATGAAGAAAGGAGCCGAAGATGGAAAGTAGTCAACATACAACCCTCATGCAAAAACATGCTCGACCAAGTGATGTGATTATGAAATCGCTCATCTATCTTTGCGCCATCCTTTCTTGCGCGCTGGTCGTCTTTATTATCATCTATGTTTTTGCAAAAGCGATCCCGCATTTTAAATTCAGTAACCTATTAGTGGCGCAGTCAAAACTGTTCCATCCTAATGGATTATTAGGTTCGCTTATTAATACGCTTTACATTATTATTGGTACCTTATTATTAGCCTGTCCAATTGGTATTGGCGGCGCGATTTACTTAAATGAATATGCAAACAATAAGAAGGTTGTCAATGTCATTACCTTTACTTCCGAAGTTTTATCTGGGATTCCTTCGATTATCTTCGGGTTATTTGGGATGATCTGTTTTGGGCAGTTATTACAGTTACAGTATTCGATTCTCACTGGCTGTCTGACTTTAACCTTATTAATCTTACCGATTATTATTCGTAATACCCAGACGGCTTTGGAATGTGTGCCAAAAAGTTACCGTGAGGCAGCCCAGGGGATGGGTTCAACAAAGTGGTATATGATTCGTACAGTGATTTTGCCAAGTGCAATTCCCGGCATCTTAACGGGTGTCATTCTGGCGATGGGACGTATCATTGCCGAATCTGCAGCTCTCTTATTTACCGCTGGTTCTGGTTACTTTATGCCCCGCGGTTTCTTCTCGCACTTATTTGAAAGTGGGGGAACCTTAACGATTGATCTGTATATGCGTATGAGTAATGCGCAATATGGTCAGGCTTTCGTAATCGGGATGATTCTGATTATCATCATTCTCTTAATGAATGCATTGGCCAAATGGATTTCTACAAAATTTGATGTAAACAAGGTGAAATAAATCATGAACACAAAAATGGATATTAAAAACCTGAACTTATGGTATGGTGAGAAACATGCTTTAAAGAATACCAACTTAACGATTCAGGAACATAAAATTACCGCTTTTATCGGTCCTTCTGGATGTGGGAAGTCAACCTTTTTAAAAACTTTAAACCGCATGCAGGACTTTAATGAAGGGGTGCGCATTGAAGGTAAAGTCACTTTAGATGATGAAGATATCTTTGATCCTAAAGTGGATACGACTTTATTAAGAAAGAAAGTCGGGATGGTTTTCCAGCAGCCTAACCCTTTCCCTATGTCAATTTATGACAATATTGCCTATGGCCCAAGAATCCATGGCATCAAAGCCAAAGATCAGCTAGATCAAATTGTTGAAGAATCTTTAAAGCAGGCGGCTTTATGGGACGAAGTCAAGGATACTTTAAAGAAATCAGCTTTAGGATTATCTGGCGGTCAGCAGCAGCGTCTTTGTATTGCTCGCTGTCTCGCCGTTCATCCGGAGGTCATTTTACTAGATGAACCAACCAGTGCCTTAGATCCAATCTCAACCTTGAAGATCGAAGAACTGTTAGTGCAGCTAAAAGATCATTATACAATCGTCATCGTCACTCACAATATGCAGCAGGCTTCACGTATCGCCGATTATACGGCGTTCTTCTTACAGGGCGAGATTATCGAATATGGAGAAACAGAAAAGATCTTCTCATTCCCTTCAGATAAACGTACCGAAGATTATATTACAGGAAGGTTTGGATAAGCTTATGACTCTGCGATCAAACTATGAAGAAGAATTACGCAATCTTGACGTGGAACTCGTCAAGATGGGTAATCGTGTTGAAAAAGCCATTAAGAGGGCGAAAGAAGCCTTCTTAAATGGTGATGTCAAACTGGCTAAAGAAGTCGTTGACAAAGATACGAAAATCAATGCGAACGAACGAGAAATTGAAGCCCTCTGTTTCCATCTGATGTTAAGAGAAGCGCCAGTGGCAACGGATTTAAGAGTGATTACGACGGATTTAAAAGTGGTCACGGATTTGGAACGAATCGGTGATCAGGTCGCTGATTTATGCGAGCTGTTATCTGAAGGTCGTCATTATACCAAAGCTGACTTATTAGTGCCATTATTTAATACCACTCAGGTGATGATCCATAATGTCCTTTACGCTTATGTCGGCCGAGACTTAGACGCGGCGAAAGTCGCCGCGAAGATGGATGATCAGGTCGATACCTACTATTACGATGTAAAGGATAAACTGATTAAGGCGTTAAAAGAGAATACCATTGATGTCGATGAAGCGATTGATTTATTAATGACCGCCAAACATTTAGAACGGGCGGGCGATCATGCCACGAATATTTATGAGTGGTTAGAATTTATGACAAACGGAAAGCTGGAAGACGTACAGTAGGGATGAATGTCATTCTTAACGTAATCTTAACTTAATAAACATAAAATTAAGATGTTTCTAAAGGTCATGTTAAGATAATATGGTACAATAGAGACAAGGAAGTGACATTTATGAATGAACGTGTATTTGTCATCGAAGATGATGAAAATATTCAGGAGATTGTCAAACTGGCTTTAGAGTCAAGTGGCTATGAAATTACCCTTTTTGATAACGCCATCGATGCCATCGTGGCGATTCATGAAAATCCCCCCGATTTAGCCATCTTTGATATCATGTTGCCTGAACTTGACGGCATCTCCGCAATAAAGAAAATCAGAGAAACCAATACATCGATGCCGATTATGGTCTTATCGGCCAAAGATCGAGAAATCGATAAGGTCCGTGGCTTAGATAGCGGCTGTGATGACTATATGACGAAACCTTTCGGCGTGCTCGAACTTTCGGCCAGAGTACGTTCACTGCTTAGACGGACGAAGAAAACTGTCAAGGTGTTAGAGACCCCAACTTTAAAAATTGATAAGGCCAAACATATTGTCTTACTCAATGACAAGCGGTTAGAACTCACCCATAAGGAATATCAGTTATTAGTATATCTGGTAGAAAACCGCGACCGTGTGGTCGAACGAGAGGAACTGCTCAACAGTATCTGGGGCTATGACTTTGTCGGCGAATCACGCGCTTTGGATGTGCATATTCGCTCTCTGCGTGCGAAGCTGAATGATGATGGATCCAAATATATTAAGACAATCCGCAGTGTCGGGTATCGTTACATTGAGGACAAGCAGGAATGACGAGAGCTATTATCAAGTCATTCGTCATTGTCCTCTTATTGTCTTTAGCGATCACATCATTAACCAGCTTTTTACTCATTTCACAAAGTGAACTCAATCATACCCAGCGGGAGATGATCTATGCTGTTAAACTGATGGATGACAACATTGATTTCCATAAAGATTTATCAAAACAGGTTGATCATCTGCAGCGGATTACCTTAGATGGCAAGCAGACACGTATTTCAATTATTAATCACCAAGGCAAAGTCGTGGCTGATACATACCGCCGTTATATTTCAGCCAATCATTTAAATCGTCAGGAAGTGCATCAGGCGATTTACAGCAAGTCTCATACCGGCTTTTCGGTGCGTACGAGTGATACGACGAGTGAACGAATGCTTTATGTGGCGTATTTCCACAACAATTATGTTTTACGTTTAAGTGTTCACTATGGCGGCGTGCGTGAGTATTTGCCTTCTCTGATTCCTGCTTTAGCGGCGAGTTTTGCCTTAGCGTTTGCCATTTCTATTCTCTTGGCCCGTTTCTTAAGTGGTCTGATCACCAGACCATTACGGGAAATCGATGATTCTTTACGTAACATGAGTGATGATTATCGTTTTGAATTGCATGAATACCCTTATGAGGAATTCAATCATATTATGAACACGATTGAAGATTTATCCCATCGCTTACGAAAATCTATGCGCGAAACGAAATTTGAACAAAAGAAGATCGATGATATCATCGATCGGATGAAAGAAGGATTTATCCTTCTTGATGAACATCATGATATTCTTTCCATTAATAAATCAGCCATTAAAATTATTGGTGACCTTAAAGAGAAAGATCACTTGGAAGATTATGTCGATTATCCTAATCTGATTGAAGCTTTATCTTCCACTCACGATCGTGAGAAGATCGAATTAAAGATCCATCACAACTACTATAAATGTTATATCTCGAAGTTTCCTTTTGGCATTGCCTTATTCTTTGTCGATGTCACCGCGGTGAAAAAGAGTGAACAGATGCGTGAGGATTTCTTCTCGAGCGTTTCTCATGAAATGAAAACACCGATCACATCCATTCGCGGCTATTCGGAATTATTACTTGCTGGCGTCATCACTGATGAAGAGCAGGAAAAGGAAATGTTAAGAAAAATATTAACCCAGGTTACGAATATGTCCAACCTGATCAATGATATCCTCATGTTATCAAGATTAGATAACGATGATCTGATGGTGGAACTGGTGCCAATGAAGATGCGCACCTGCGTGGATGATGTTTTAGAAAACTATGAAGGAATGATGGTGAAGGAAAATATCACCATCGAAAAAGAAGTCGAAGATATGACTTATGTTGGCAATCACCAGCAAATTTCTACCTTATTAAGCAACCTGATCTCGAATGCCATCAAGTACAATAATCCAGGCGGTAAAATCTTTGTCCGCATTTACAAAGAGAATGAGAATATGGTGATGGAAGTGGAAGATAATGGGATTGGCATCCCGGAAAAGGATCAGAAACATGTCTTTGAACGTTTTTATCGCGTGGATAAAGGACGTTCTCGCGCCAAAGGCGGAACCGGCTTAGGCTTAGCGATTGTCAAACATGTGACGGCTTATAACCATGGCCATATTCATTTAGAATCTACTTTTGGCAAAGGGACTCGCATTACTATTACCTTACCGCTTCATCAGCATCGTAAAGCGATCCAATAAGAAAAAGAACTAAGTGTGAAAACTTAGTTCTTTTTCATATAGGGGATTATAAAATGTCAATATACTTCTTTTCTTCTTCGTGTTTTACATTCTTAGGAATAATAATATTCAATTCACCCTGATCAAAGGATGCTTTAATATCTGATTCCTTAAGAGCATCACCGACATAGAAACTACGTTTCATATCACCGGTGTATCTTTCACGACGGATGATCTTGCCATCTTTTTCTTCTTTGTTTTCCTGATGGGCTTTCGCTTCAATATATAAATAGCCATGATCTAAATGCATCTGAATATCTTCTTTTTTATAACCAGGCAATGCAATACTTAAAGCGTAATGATCAGCAGTTTCTCTGACATCGCATTTCATCACATCGTTACGCTTTGGTGTGAAGAAATCATCATCAAAATAATTATTAAATAAATCATCAAATCCTGTTAAATATCTCATATATCAACGCCTCGTCTTTCTTTTTCTTAGTACACCTTCATTATAGTCCTCTCATTAGCAATGTCAAGCATAGAGTGCTAAATAAATTATAAAAACTGACAAATAAATTTATTAACTGCTAAGTCATTGACAAAGAAAAATACACAATGATAATCAAAATAATGTTATAATGGGAGAAAGAGAGGTGGATTTGATGAATTTTTTGTATATTTCTCCGACATTTCCTAAATATTATTATAACTTTTGCGATGCCCTCAAGAAAAAGGGAATCACTGTTTTAGGAATCGGGGATACACCTCTTGAAAAAATGAATCAGGAAATGAAAGACAGCTTTCAGGAATACCAGTATTTGCCTTCTTTAGAAAATTATGATGATCTGATGAAAGCGACGGCTTATTTTATTTATAAGTATGGCCGAATTGATTTTATTGCGTCCAATATTGAATACTGGTTAGAAAGTGAAGCAAAACTGCGTGATGATTTCAATATTGCCAGAGGCATTCGCGGTGAGGCCATTGAAGAAGTGAAAATCAAATCGGTTATGAAGGATTTGTTTATTAAGGAAGAGATTCCCACCGCTCCTTATGAAATGGTCACCACTTTTCGTAAAGCCAAAACCTTTGCGAAGCACCATCATTATCCGCTCATCCTCAAGCCGGATAATGGGATGGGTGCCATGCATGTGCATAAGATCCACAATGGAAAAGAGTTAGCGCATTTCTTTGGGGAGATTCATGATTATAATTATATTATGGAAGATTATGTCGACGGCATTGTCGAAACATACGATGGCTTATGTAACAGTAAGCGTGATGTCTTATTTGACAGCAGTATGATTTTTCCGACACCGTTAATGGATATTGTTAATGGGCAAAAGACCAGTGTTTCCATTATCCAAAAAGATGTACCTAAGGATTTAAGACAATTAGGGCAAAAGATCTTACGTCTTTTTCCTAGTGAAGGGAGTTTCTTCCATATTGAATGTTTTCGCTTAAAGAAAGACTGTGCCGGTTATCATAAAGGAGATTTAGTTGTCTCGGAAGTGAACATGCGCTTACCGGGCGGTCATATTCCAGAAGTGATGAACTATATTCATCATGTTGACTTATATGAGATGTATGCCCAGATGATTCAGGATGATACCACCACGCAAAAAGCGCAGCGTGATTATTATGGGGTCAATGTAGGTCGTCGCAATAATGGGAAATATCATTATAAGAGTCGTGAAATTAAGTATAAGTATCAGGATCAGCTGGTGATGGTGGAACATGTGCCAGCCGTCTTATCTGATGCTTTGGGGGATACTAGCTATGTGGCGAAATTTAAAACAATGCAGGAAGTGCGCTCGTTTATTAACGAGTGCACGAAATAGGAGGAGCTATGAAAGTCGAATATTATAAAGAATATAGCCAATGCCTGGAACGAGATATGGCCTTCAAGGTTTATGGTGATGGCGGCCGTCCTTTCCTCGTTTTCCCAACGCAGGATGGGCGTTTCTATGATTATGAAAATCAGGGGATGGTGGATGTCATTGCCCCATGGATTGAAAAGGGAGAAGTCCAGTTATTCTGCGTGGACTCAATGGATCAAGAAGGCTGGAGTCCCAGCAATTTAGACAATGAACATCGCTGCTATATCATCGAACAGTACTATTATTATATTGTGAATGAAGTGGTGCCAAGA harbors:
- a CDS encoding Hsp20/alpha crystallin family protein, which produces MRYLTGFDDLFNNYFDDDFFTPKRNDVMKCDVRETADHYALSIALPGYKKEDIQMHLDHGYLYIEAKAHQENKEEKDGKIIRRERYTGDMKRSFYVGDALKESDIKASFDQGELNIIIPKNVKHEEEKKYIDIL
- a CDS encoding ATP-grasp domain-containing protein, with the translated sequence MNFLYISPTFPKYYYNFCDALKKKGITVLGIGDTPLEKMNQEMKDSFQEYQYLPSLENYDDLMKATAYFIYKYGRIDFIASNIEYWLESEAKLRDDFNIARGIRGEAIEEVKIKSVMKDLFIKEEIPTAPYEMVTTFRKAKTFAKHHHYPLILKPDNGMGAMHVHKIHNGKELAHFFGEIHDYNYIMEDYVDGIVETYDGLCNSKRDVLFDSSMIFPTPLMDIVNGQKTSVSIIQKDVPKDLRQLGQKILRLFPSEGSFFHIECFRLKKDCAGYHKGDLVVSEVNMRLPGGHIPEVMNYIHHVDLYEMYAQMIQDDTTTQKAQRDYYGVNVGRRNNGKYHYKSREIKYKYQDQLVMVEHVPAVLSDALGDTSYVAKFKTMQEVRSFINECTK
- the pstA gene encoding phosphate ABC transporter permease PstA, producing the protein MESSQHTTLMQKHARPSDVIMKSLIYLCAILSCALVVFIIIYVFAKAIPHFKFSNLLVAQSKLFHPNGLLGSLINTLYIIIGTLLLACPIGIGGAIYLNEYANNKKVVNVITFTSEVLSGIPSIIFGLFGMICFGQLLQLQYSILTGCLTLTLLILPIIIRNTQTALECVPKSYREAAQGMGSTKWYMIRTVILPSAIPGILTGVILAMGRIIAESAALLFTAGSGYFMPRGFFSHLFESGGTLTIDLYMRMSNAQYGQAFVIGMILIIIILLMNALAKWISTKFDVNKVK
- a CDS encoding sensor histidine kinase; translation: MTRAIIKSFVIVLLLSLAITSLTSFLLISQSELNHTQREMIYAVKLMDDNIDFHKDLSKQVDHLQRITLDGKQTRISIINHQGKVVADTYRRYISANHLNRQEVHQAIYSKSHTGFSVRTSDTTSERMLYVAYFHNNYVLRLSVHYGGVREYLPSLIPALAASFALAFAISILLARFLSGLITRPLREIDDSLRNMSDDYRFELHEYPYEEFNHIMNTIEDLSHRLRKSMRETKFEQKKIDDIIDRMKEGFILLDEHHDILSINKSAIKIIGDLKEKDHLEDYVDYPNLIEALSSTHDREKIELKIHHNYYKCYISKFPFGIALFFVDVTAVKKSEQMREDFFSSVSHEMKTPITSIRGYSELLLAGVITDEEQEKEMLRKILTQVTNMSNLINDILMLSRLDNDDLMVELVPMKMRTCVDDVLENYEGMMVKENITIEKEVEDMTYVGNHQQISTLLSNLISNAIKYNNPGGKIFVRIYKENENMVMEVEDNGIGIPEKDQKHVFERFYRVDKGRSRAKGGTGLGLAIVKHVTAYNHGHIHLESTFGKGTRITITLPLHQHRKAIQ
- the phoU gene encoding phosphate signaling complex protein PhoU, whose protein sequence is MTLRSNYEEELRNLDVELVKMGNRVEKAIKRAKEAFLNGDVKLAKEVVDKDTKINANEREIEALCFHLMLREAPVATDLRVITTDLKVVTDLERIGDQVADLCELLSEGRHYTKADLLVPLFNTTQVMIHNVLYAYVGRDLDAAKVAAKMDDQVDTYYYDVKDKLIKALKENTIDVDEAIDLLMTAKHLERAGDHATNIYEWLEFMTNGKLEDVQ
- a CDS encoding response regulator transcription factor, whose translation is MNERVFVIEDDENIQEIVKLALESSGYEITLFDNAIDAIVAIHENPPDLAIFDIMLPELDGISAIKKIRETNTSMPIMVLSAKDREIDKVRGLDSGCDDYMTKPFGVLELSARVRSLLRRTKKTVKVLETPTLKIDKAKHIVLLNDKRLELTHKEYQLLVYLVENRDRVVEREELLNSIWGYDFVGESRALDVHIRSLRAKLNDDGSKYIKTIRSVGYRYIEDKQE
- the pstB gene encoding phosphate ABC transporter ATP-binding protein PstB, with product MNTKMDIKNLNLWYGEKHALKNTNLTIQEHKITAFIGPSGCGKSTFLKTLNRMQDFNEGVRIEGKVTLDDEDIFDPKVDTTLLRKKVGMVFQQPNPFPMSIYDNIAYGPRIHGIKAKDQLDQIVEESLKQAALWDEVKDTLKKSALGLSGGQQQRLCIARCLAVHPEVILLDEPTSALDPISTLKIEELLVQLKDHYTIVIVTHNMQQASRIADYTAFFLQGEIIEYGETEKIFSFPSDKRTEDYITGRFG